A genomic region of Chlorobaculum parvum NCIB 8327 contains the following coding sequences:
- a CDS encoding S8 family serine peptidase, with protein MNNKTLLNHQADAFQYLFAGAAPNEPDFSARGWSTSHFSSPVIDFPDDGELGIQKKPLPDPDVPTGDKTAPTVTSFEPSDNSSGVEVGSNITLTFSEDIQAGSGTITIRVDSSRGTIFESFDVSSSDNLTFSGSTLTINPTFDLDPETHYYVVLGRGSVEDLAGNDYAGTKTYDFTTEAGSDTDAPLVIDFSPADDSGNVAVGTNITLTFNEAIQAGSGTIEIHVDSPTGTVIESFDAATSSNLNFSGSTLTIDPTSDLANETHYYVTIGTDAVHDLAGNSYAGTTEYDFTTETAPDPVSWDPVSGHGLLNIDAMLEAATGQSIADAPLYGDGYDSWDWGLNDIQAPDAWQAGYTGEGIVVAVIDTGVLYTHSDLDANMWVNSGEIAGDGIDNDGNGYIDDVYGYDFINNDGDPIDDHGHGTHVAGIIAGEDDGTGVTGVAYDASIMAVKVLSSSGSGSFAAVADGIIYAVDNGADVINMSLGAYGAYSSDVYNAVSYALDHGVIVCMASGNDYETSPTYPGILAQTLGGIAVGAVNSSNVVASFSNDAGDTDPYDFVVAPGVSIYSSYYTGGYASMSGTSMATPYVAGAAALLLSAEADFASIWTVEELENILTNSADFLGTSALAASTGTESELGAASSANDFGLSTEAEFLGLVDAGIGHGNGVNAELPAGLTGALDFLLDGHEGVASKIQAALAHHFELGTEAYFHGLVDAAGNGNDAEQVGLTGVLDFVLDGQEVFAV; from the coding sequence ATGAATAACAAAACCTTGCTGAACCATCAAGCTGATGCTTTCCAGTACCTGTTCGCAGGGGCTGCTCCCAACGAGCCCGATTTTTCTGCCAGAGGATGGTCGACCTCTCACTTTTCATCGCCTGTTATCGATTTTCCGGATGACGGAGAGCTTGGAATCCAGAAAAAACCACTCCCTGATCCTGATGTTCCTACAGGCGATAAAACAGCTCCTACGGTTACCAGCTTCGAGCCTTCAGACAACAGTTCTGGTGTCGAGGTAGGATCCAATATCACGCTGACATTTAGTGAGGATATTCAAGCTGGTAGCGGCACAATTACCATTCGTGTCGACTCTTCTCGTGGCACCATATTTGAGAGTTTCGATGTTTCCAGCAGCGATAACCTCACGTTTTCAGGCAGCACTCTGACCATCAATCCGACATTTGACCTCGATCCTGAAACCCATTACTATGTGGTGCTTGGCAGGGGAAGCGTTGAAGATCTTGCAGGCAACGACTATGCCGGAACAAAAACCTACGATTTCACAACCGAAGCCGGTTCTGATACGGATGCGCCGTTAGTTATCGATTTCAGCCCGGCTGACGATAGCGGCAATGTCGCGGTGGGCACCAACATCACCCTGACCTTCAACGAAGCGATTCAGGCCGGTAGCGGTACCATCGAGATTCATGTCGATTCGCCGACAGGAACGGTGATCGAAAGCTTCGATGCGGCGACCAGCAGTAACCTGAATTTTTCGGGAAGCACGCTGACGATCGATCCGACCAGCGATCTTGCCAATGAAACGCATTACTATGTCACCATCGGAACCGATGCGGTGCATGACCTTGCGGGCAACAGCTACGCTGGAACGACCGAGTATGATTTCACAACCGAAACCGCTCCTGATCCTGTTTCGTGGGATCCGGTTTCCGGTCATGGATTGCTCAATATTGACGCCATGCTGGAAGCCGCGACTGGTCAGAGCATTGCCGACGCGCCCCTTTATGGTGACGGTTACGACTCCTGGGATTGGGGCTTGAACGACATCCAGGCTCCTGACGCCTGGCAGGCCGGATACACCGGCGAAGGCATTGTCGTGGCGGTGATTGATACCGGCGTGCTCTACACCCACAGCGATCTTGATGCGAACATGTGGGTCAATTCTGGAGAGATTGCTGGTGACGGTATCGATAATGATGGTAACGGCTATATCGATGACGTTTACGGCTATGACTTCATCAACAATGATGGTGATCCGATCGATGATCATGGACATGGCACTCATGTTGCCGGTATCATTGCTGGAGAGGATGACGGTACCGGAGTGACCGGTGTCGCTTACGATGCCTCGATCATGGCGGTCAAAGTACTCAGCTCTTCGGGCAGCGGCTCCTTCGCGGCAGTTGCGGACGGCATTATCTATGCCGTTGATAACGGTGCCGATGTGATCAACATGTCGCTCGGTGCTTATGGCGCATACTCCAGCGATGTTTACAACGCTGTATCCTATGCGCTCGATCACGGGGTTATCGTCTGTATGGCTTCAGGCAATGACTATGAAACCTCGCCAACCTATCCGGGAATCCTCGCTCAAACCCTCGGCGGCATCGCGGTCGGTGCGGTCAACAGCAGTAACGTTGTAGCTTCGTTCAGCAACGATGCAGGCGACACCGATCCTTACGATTTTGTCGTTGCGCCCGGCGTGAGCATTTACAGCAGCTATTACACTGGCGGTTACGCCTCGATGAGCGGAACCTCGATGGCTACGCCTTACGTCGCGGGTGCCGCTGCGCTGCTGCTTTCAGCGGAAGCGGACTTCGCATCGATCTGGACAGTTGAAGAGCTTGAAAATATCCTAACCAACTCGGCGGACTTCCTCGGAACCAGCGCGCTTGCCGCTTCGACCGGAACTGAATCGGAGCTTGGTGCGGCATCTTCAGCTAACGATTTCGGATTGAGCACCGAAGCTGAATTCCTCGGTTTGGTCGATGCGGGTATCGGTCATGGCAACGGTGTCAATGCTGAGCTGCCAGCAGGTTTGACCGGAGCTCTTGATTTCTTGCTTGACGGTCACGAGGGAGTTGCCTCGAAAATTCAAGCGGCCTTGGCCCACCATTTCGAATTGGGCACCGAGGCATACTTCCACGGTCTTGTTGATGCTGCTGGAAACGGCAATGATGCCGAACAGGTAGGCTTGACCGGAGTCCTAGATTTTGTACTGGACGGTCAAGAAGTCTTCGCCGTGTGA
- a CDS encoding phosphatase PAP2 family protein, with protein MIDERNQKQHLLLAAVLLFCAVSFFLLDQSLTLFFHQLDTGAWHTTWKAVTKAGQSEWYLIGGLALFAWYRKRNRQLSMKGLFLFTTVAVSGLSADLLKFIFGRARPKLLLHDGIYGFEPFQHMFDHAWQSFPSGHSATALSAALSLSLLLPRFRPVFIIVAFIIAASRVVLCQHYLSDIVAGSALGIVTVVLLQQRFFPANSGEKPTHRPQRCSMKLPDDSP; from the coding sequence ATGATTGATGAAAGAAATCAGAAACAACACCTGCTCCTTGCGGCAGTCCTGCTGTTCTGTGCCGTCTCCTTTTTTCTGCTCGACCAGTCTCTGACGCTGTTTTTTCATCAGCTTGACACCGGAGCCTGGCATACAACCTGGAAAGCCGTCACCAAAGCCGGGCAGTCGGAATGGTATCTTATCGGAGGTCTCGCGCTGTTTGCATGGTACCGAAAGCGAAACCGGCAGCTTTCGATGAAAGGACTGTTCCTGTTCACCACAGTGGCTGTTTCGGGGCTGAGTGCCGATTTGCTCAAATTCATCTTCGGTAGGGCCCGGCCAAAACTGTTGCTGCATGACGGCATCTACGGATTCGAGCCGTTCCAGCATATGTTCGATCATGCGTGGCAATCGTTTCCATCCGGGCATTCAGCTACGGCCCTGAGCGCTGCCCTGAGCCTGTCGCTGCTGCTTCCAAGATTCAGACCCGTGTTCATCATTGTCGCCTTTATCATTGCGGCAAGCCGCGTGGTGCTCTGCCAGCACTACCTGAGCGACATCGTGGCCGGTTCAGCGCTCGGCATCGTAACGGTCGTGCTGCTCCAGCAACGCTTTTTCCCGGCCAATTCCGGGGAAAAACCCACTCACCGGCCACAACGATGTTCAATGAAACTTCCCGACGATTCGCCATGA
- a CDS encoding ArnT family glycosyltransferase, producing MKPESKTLNRNLLLAGLGLIVFLCFFAGIGSGPLFDVDEGAFSEATREMLVSKNYLTTYLNGALRFDKPILIYWLQLLSVKSFGINEFAFRLPSAISAAFWALVIFLFVRRERNETEAVWATALMATALQVSIIAKAAIADALLNLCLAVTLLSIYRYWRHGKRSAIYLAFAAMGFGVLDKGPVAILIPVVVSFLFFLVQKDLKRWFKLALNPAGIALFLVIALPWYVLEYLDQGQAFIEGFFMKHNVSRFKGSMEGHSGSLFYYLPVVLIGLMPSTGLLFRVFSKLRSRWSDPLWQFCLIWFAFVFIFFSLSGTKLPHYMIYGYTPLFILLGIELAEVDRTWLLALWPAALLLIFAALPLVLPQVLPSIESRFVQAQVQGFLDQMASNHFSLLMIAAAAFCLLLQFVPALMPPVRFIIGGALLTLSFNFIAMPMAARVMQQPVKEAALLAREEGLKIVMWKVYYPSFLVYSGSFAEQREPLPGDVVLTSIDRLDKLGPVERLYGKHGIVLVRIPDQPDTR from the coding sequence ATGAAACCAGAGTCAAAAACACTGAACAGGAACTTGCTGCTAGCTGGTCTCGGTCTTATCGTTTTCCTGTGCTTTTTTGCAGGCATCGGCTCCGGGCCTCTGTTCGACGTGGATGAAGGTGCGTTCAGCGAGGCGACGCGGGAGATGCTTGTGTCGAAGAATTACCTGACCACCTACCTGAACGGCGCACTGCGGTTCGACAAGCCGATTCTGATCTACTGGTTGCAGTTGCTTTCAGTCAAATCGTTCGGCATCAACGAGTTCGCGTTCCGACTGCCATCCGCAATTTCAGCAGCGTTCTGGGCATTGGTGATCTTTCTCTTCGTTCGCCGCGAGCGAAACGAAACCGAGGCTGTATGGGCGACGGCGCTAATGGCGACGGCGCTCCAGGTGAGCATCATCGCCAAGGCAGCCATCGCCGATGCGCTGCTCAACCTCTGTCTTGCTGTGACGCTGCTCAGCATCTACCGCTACTGGCGACACGGCAAGCGTTCGGCAATCTACCTCGCCTTCGCAGCGATGGGATTCGGCGTGCTCGACAAAGGACCGGTAGCGATCCTCATTCCCGTCGTGGTGTCGTTCCTGTTCTTCCTCGTTCAGAAGGACTTGAAACGCTGGTTCAAACTTGCACTGAACCCGGCAGGCATTGCACTGTTCCTGGTGATCGCGCTGCCGTGGTACGTTCTCGAATACCTCGATCAGGGCCAGGCGTTCATCGAAGGCTTTTTCATGAAGCACAACGTCAGCCGCTTCAAGGGCTCGATGGAGGGGCACTCCGGTTCGCTGTTCTACTACCTGCCGGTGGTGCTGATCGGCCTCATGCCCTCGACGGGCCTCCTCTTCCGGGTATTCTCGAAACTCCGGTCGCGCTGGTCTGATCCGCTCTGGCAGTTCTGCCTGATCTGGTTTGCGTTCGTCTTTATCTTCTTTTCCCTGTCGGGCACCAAGCTGCCGCACTACATGATTTACGGCTACACGCCGCTCTTCATCCTGCTCGGCATCGAACTGGCCGAGGTTGACCGCACCTGGCTGCTCGCGCTCTGGCCAGCGGCTCTACTGCTGATCTTTGCAGCCCTGCCACTGGTGTTGCCACAGGTGCTGCCGTCGATTGAAAGCCGTTTCGTGCAGGCGCAGGTTCAGGGCTTTTTGGATCAGATGGCATCCAACCACTTCTCGCTGTTGATGATCGCCGCAGCCGCGTTTTGTCTGCTGCTGCAATTCGTGCCAGCGCTCATGCCGCCAGTGCGCTTCATCATCGGCGGGGCGCTGCTGACCCTTTCGTTCAACTTCATCGCCATGCCGATGGCCGCCAGGGTGATGCAGCAGCCGGTGAAAGAGGCCGCGCTCTTGGCCCGCGAGGAGGGGCTCAAAATCGTGATGTGGAAAGTCTATTACCCCTCTTTTTTAGTATATTCGGGTTCTTTTGCCGAACAGCGCGAACCCCTGCCGGGTGACGTGGTGCTGACCAGCATCGATCGTCTCGACAAGCTCGGTCCGGTCGAACGCCTGTACGGTAAACATGGAATCGTCCTTGTCAGAATACCCGATCAACCGGATACCCGATGA
- a CDS encoding lysylphosphatidylglycerol synthase transmembrane domain-containing protein gives MTKASSSIKSKLIKTAIQVILTVAALAIVLSKTDLNRLWAIISNARPGYLLGAVLFFNISKIINALRLNRFFTAIGLRLSTWYNMKLYYLGMFYNLFLPGGIGGDGYKIYVLKKHHGLTVVNIFGAVFWDRVSGIFALIFLSALLIVPSSFAALYPGEMLWVWVIAGISYPLSLLLTWLFYRQFMPVFLITAVESLAIQATQVISAWFILMALSASSHHIDYLAIFLISSVATILPLTIGGAGAREVTFFYALNHLGLDVNTGIALSLVFFVVSAISSLPGILAKMRHEPGHSLAAVEKE, from the coding sequence TTGACAAAAGCAAGTAGCTCTATAAAAAGCAAACTCATCAAGACGGCGATTCAGGTCATCCTGACCGTGGCCGCGCTGGCCATCGTGCTGAGCAAGACCGACCTCAACCGTTTGTGGGCCATCATCAGCAACGCGCGCCCCGGCTACCTGCTCGGAGCCGTTCTGTTTTTCAATATCTCCAAAATCATCAACGCCCTGAGGCTGAACCGGTTTTTCACGGCGATCGGCTTACGCCTGTCAACCTGGTACAACATGAAGCTCTACTACCTGGGCATGTTCTACAACCTCTTCCTGCCGGGCGGCATCGGAGGGGACGGGTACAAGATCTACGTTCTGAAAAAACATCACGGTCTGACGGTCGTCAACATCTTCGGCGCAGTGTTCTGGGATCGGGTCAGCGGCATTTTCGCGCTTATCTTCCTGTCGGCGCTGCTCATCGTCCCGAGCTCATTCGCGGCGCTCTATCCCGGTGAAATGCTCTGGGTCTGGGTGATCGCCGGAATTTCCTACCCCCTGTCGCTGCTCCTGACCTGGCTCTTTTACCGTCAGTTCATGCCGGTGTTCCTCATCACAGCGGTTGAATCGCTGGCCATTCAGGCAACACAGGTCATTTCGGCCTGGTTCATCCTCATGGCCCTGTCGGCCTCGTCACACCATATCGACTATCTCGCGATCTTCCTGATTTCAAGCGTCGCCACCATCCTGCCGCTCACCATCGGCGGAGCGGGTGCGCGTGAGGTGACCTTTTTCTACGCCCTGAACCATCTCGGGCTAGACGTCAACACAGGCATTGCCCTGTCGCTGGTGTTCTTCGTGGTTTCGGCCATTTCGTCACTGCCGGGCATCCTGGCCAAGATGCGCCACGAACCCGGCCACTCGCTGGCAGCCGTCGAGAAGGAATAG
- the recJ gene encoding single-stranded-DNA-specific exonuclease RecJ, whose amino-acid sequence MKRYRWTRLDPEPTLVQGLAESINVSMPIAAALCNRGISSFEEARQFFRPSLDDVLSPFLFNQMKLAVTRVLKAVSGGEPIMIYGDYDVDGTTGTAMLSLFLSEMGARVCHYINDRFSEGYGLSEAGLDYAVEQGVRLVITVDCGIRALDEVQACADRGIDVIVCDHHEAEELPAAHAILDPKVEGCSYPFRELCGCGVALKLVQAIVETQGWPRSRWVQYLDLVAIATAADLVSLTDENRVYLREGLELMRRSPRESLKAMLAFMKVKPVEFDLMNITFGIAPRINAAGRMGSVEVAMRWLLAREPDEAHRCATALEELNASRREIDAEITTKAETMVAGHCASYCSSIVLYDEAWHLGVLGIVASKLLDKHLLPTAVMGGANGLIKGSVRSVDNLNIHEVLQHCREHLEQFGGHHQAAGFTLRPDRLAAFRERFDEVCREMLPVEKRQKELLIDAELSLDDITPNFLNVLEQFSPFGFANREPLFVTAPCRLVGKPKLLKERHVKFMVQGERSSRFEVIGFDRPDIYKDLERIGNVAPLQLVCIPEKKQWNGREYVQLRLKDMAFSEHG is encoded by the coding sequence ATGAAACGCTACCGCTGGACCCGTCTCGATCCCGAACCTACCCTGGTACAAGGGCTTGCCGAATCGATCAACGTCAGTATGCCGATTGCGGCTGCTCTCTGCAATCGCGGTATTTCGAGCTTCGAGGAGGCACGCCAGTTCTTTCGTCCGTCGCTCGACGATGTGCTCTCGCCGTTTCTGTTCAACCAGATGAAGCTGGCCGTCACGCGCGTTCTGAAGGCGGTATCGGGTGGTGAGCCCATCATGATCTACGGCGATTACGATGTTGACGGTACGACCGGAACGGCCATGCTTTCGCTGTTTCTCAGTGAGATGGGGGCCCGTGTTTGCCACTACATCAACGACCGGTTCAGCGAGGGGTATGGCCTTTCGGAAGCTGGTCTCGACTATGCCGTCGAGCAGGGAGTGAGGCTCGTCATTACGGTCGATTGCGGGATTCGGGCGCTCGATGAAGTGCAGGCGTGCGCCGACCGGGGCATCGACGTCATCGTTTGCGATCATCACGAAGCCGAAGAGCTTCCGGCGGCCCACGCTATTCTCGATCCGAAGGTCGAGGGGTGCAGTTATCCGTTTCGGGAGCTCTGCGGCTGCGGTGTGGCTCTGAAGCTTGTGCAGGCGATCGTCGAAACGCAGGGATGGCCTCGAAGCCGCTGGGTGCAGTATCTCGATCTGGTGGCCATCGCGACTGCTGCCGATCTGGTTTCGCTGACAGACGAGAACCGGGTCTATCTCCGGGAAGGGCTCGAACTGATGCGCCGTTCGCCGAGGGAGAGCCTGAAAGCGATGCTGGCGTTCATGAAGGTCAAGCCGGTCGAATTCGATCTGATGAACATCACCTTCGGCATTGCACCCCGGATCAATGCTGCCGGACGGATGGGCTCTGTCGAGGTTGCCATGCGCTGGCTTTTGGCCAGGGAGCCGGATGAGGCGCATCGTTGCGCGACGGCCCTTGAAGAGCTGAACGCCTCCCGTCGGGAGATCGACGCCGAAATCACCACCAAAGCCGAAACCATGGTTGCCGGTCATTGCGCAAGCTACTGCTCATCCATCGTTCTTTACGATGAAGCGTGGCACCTCGGCGTGCTTGGTATCGTGGCCTCGAAGCTGCTGGACAAGCACCTTCTGCCAACCGCGGTGATGGGAGGGGCGAACGGATTGATCAAGGGCTCGGTCAGAAGTGTCGATAATCTCAACATTCACGAGGTGCTCCAACACTGTCGAGAGCATCTCGAACAGTTTGGCGGTCATCACCAGGCAGCCGGTTTTACCCTCAGGCCCGACCGGTTGGCCGCCTTCAGGGAGCGGTTCGACGAAGTTTGCCGCGAGATGCTGCCGGTCGAGAAGCGCCAGAAAGAGCTGCTGATCGATGCCGAGCTGTCGCTTGACGACATCACCCCGAACTTTCTCAACGTGCTCGAACAGTTTTCACCCTTCGGGTTTGCCAACCGCGAGCCGCTGTTCGTCACCGCGCCATGCCGCCTTGTCGGCAAGCCGAAACTGCTGAAAGAACGCCACGTCAAATTCATGGTGCAGGGAGAGCGCAGTTCCAGGTTCGAAGTGATCGGCTTCGACCGCCCGGACATCTACAAGGATCTGGAGCGTATCGGCAACGTTGCGCCGCTCCAGCTGGTGTGCATTCCGGAAAAAAAGCAGTGGAACGGTCGGGAGTACGTGCAGCTGCGTCTGAAGGATATGGCGTTCAGTGAGCATGGATAA
- the fbp gene encoding class 1 fructose-bisphosphatase: protein MNKLTTIESHFLQQQKLYPEINSEVTGLLNDVAFAAKLVRREVVRAGLADILGLAGSTNVQGEEVKKLDLFANERLINAIGQHGRFAIMGSEENEETITPPKFESGEYVLLFDPLDGSSNIDVNVSVGTIFSIYRLKSDNPSQASIEDCLQKGADQVAAGYVIYGSSVMLVYTTGHGVHGFTFDQTVGEFLLSHENITTPEHGKYYSVNEGSWNEFHDGTKLFLDYLKEEDKATGRPYSTRYIGSFVADFHRNLLTGGVFIYPATKKHKNGKLRLMYEANPMAFICEQAGGRATDGHRRILDIEPVELHQRTPLYIGSKNDVLIAEEFEQDKR, encoded by the coding sequence ATGAACAAGCTCACCACCATTGAAAGCCATTTTCTCCAGCAGCAGAAGCTCTATCCCGAAATCAACAGCGAGGTGACCGGCCTTCTGAACGATGTCGCCTTTGCCGCAAAACTGGTACGGCGCGAAGTCGTGCGCGCCGGACTTGCCGACATTCTCGGCCTTGCCGGTTCCACCAACGTGCAGGGCGAGGAGGTCAAAAAGCTCGATCTGTTCGCCAACGAACGGCTCATCAACGCCATCGGCCAGCACGGGCGCTTCGCCATTATGGGCTCCGAGGAGAACGAAGAGACCATCACGCCGCCGAAGTTCGAGTCGGGCGAATACGTTCTGCTTTTCGACCCGCTCGACGGCTCATCGAACATCGACGTGAATGTCAGCGTCGGCACCATCTTTTCGATCTACCGGCTCAAGAGCGACAACCCTTCGCAAGCGAGCATCGAGGACTGCCTGCAGAAAGGCGCTGATCAGGTGGCTGCCGGCTACGTCATTTACGGCTCGTCGGTCATGCTGGTCTACACCACCGGCCACGGCGTGCATGGTTTCACCTTCGACCAGACCGTCGGCGAATTCCTGCTCTCGCACGAGAACATCACCACCCCGGAGCACGGTAAATACTACTCGGTTAACGAGGGCTCATGGAATGAGTTTCACGACGGCACGAAGCTCTTTCTGGACTACCTCAAGGAGGAGGACAAGGCAACCGGCCGCCCCTACAGCACGCGCTACATCGGCTCGTTCGTGGCCGACTTCCACCGCAACCTGCTGACCGGCGGCGTGTTCATCTACCCGGCAACGAAGAAGCACAAAAATGGCAAGCTGCGCCTGATGTACGAAGCCAACCCGATGGCCTTCATCTGCGAGCAGGCCGGAGGTCGCGCCACCGACGGACACCGCCGGATTCTCGACATCGAGCCGGTAGAGCTGCACCAGCGCACGCCGCTCTACATCGGCAGCAAGAACGACGTGCTCATAGCCGAAGAGTTCGAGCAGGACAAGCGATGA
- a CDS encoding TIGR00282 family metallophosphoesterase: MSAKTTNILFIGDVVGNPGLQIVSRMLKGFISKYEVDFVICNGENAHHGKGMSLEALNQMLEAGVDVVTGGNHTWNNFNFFDTLKTHERVLRPQNYPRGTYGKGYGTYKLPRGLGEITVLNLQGRTFMYPIDCPFRTADWVIKQVKDKSSMIFVDMHAEATAEKLALAWYLDGRVSAVIGTHTHVQTADERIFPKGTAYLTDVGMTGPHQSVIGMQVKSAVDRMLYQTPHKYECATDDVHLSAVLITLDVETGKAVGIKRIFYPEFESVASQG, from the coding sequence ATGTCAGCAAAAACCACCAATATCCTTTTCATCGGTGACGTCGTCGGCAATCCCGGCCTGCAGATCGTCAGCCGGATGCTCAAAGGATTTATCTCGAAATACGAGGTAGATTTCGTCATCTGCAACGGCGAGAATGCTCATCACGGCAAAGGCATGAGTCTTGAGGCGCTGAACCAGATGCTTGAAGCGGGCGTCGATGTGGTGACCGGCGGCAATCACACCTGGAACAACTTCAACTTCTTCGATACCCTCAAGACCCACGAACGGGTACTCCGTCCACAGAACTACCCCCGAGGCACCTACGGTAAAGGTTACGGCACCTACAAACTCCCGCGCGGGCTGGGCGAAATTACCGTGCTCAACCTGCAGGGGCGCACCTTCATGTACCCCATCGACTGCCCGTTCCGCACGGCCGACTGGGTTATCAAGCAGGTGAAGGACAAATCGTCGATGATTTTTGTTGATATGCATGCCGAAGCGACAGCTGAAAAGCTGGCGCTGGCCTGGTACCTCGACGGCCGTGTGTCGGCTGTCATCGGCACCCACACCCACGTGCAGACTGCCGACGAGCGCATTTTCCCGAAAGGCACGGCTTACCTGACCGACGTCGGCATGACCGGGCCGCACCAGTCGGTCATTGGCATGCAGGTCAAATCGGCCGTTGACCGGATGCTCTACCAGACTCCCCACAAATACGAATGCGCCACCGACGACGTTCACCTCTCCGCCGTGCTCATCACGCTGGATGTGGAAACTGGTAAAGCGGTCGGGATCAAAAGGATTTTCTATCCGGAGTTCGAATCGGTTGCGTCGCAGGGGTGA
- a CDS encoding pirin family protein, whose product MAIQRTISKVFRSKPVIEGAGVHLKRAFGFGEVPQFDPFLLLDDFRSGDPEDYRKGFPWHPHRGIETITYMLEGEVEHGDSLGNRGVIRPGGLQWMTAGSGIIHQEMPEGDRNGRMGGFQLWANLPASQKMTRPRYRDITDSQVPKLKLDNGVTISLFSGRIGDTVGPVDNIAIDPEYLDITVPPSTSFTHPVKRGHTALAYVIEGRGIFCHANEPFSHDTEGVNYFDMKPERYQDNETLILFSDGDSVTVSTENDPVRFLLISGKPLNEPVAWYGPIVMNTREELRAAFEEYQNGTFIKEH is encoded by the coding sequence ATGGCTATCCAAAGAACCATCAGCAAGGTGTTCAGAAGCAAACCGGTCATCGAAGGCGCCGGAGTGCATCTCAAACGAGCCTTCGGATTCGGCGAAGTTCCGCAGTTCGACCCGTTCCTGCTGCTCGACGATTTCCGTTCCGGAGATCCTGAGGACTATCGCAAGGGATTTCCCTGGCACCCGCACCGCGGTATCGAAACCATCACCTACATGCTCGAAGGAGAGGTGGAGCACGGCGATAGCCTGGGCAACCGGGGCGTGATCCGGCCAGGCGGATTGCAGTGGATGACCGCCGGCAGCGGCATCATCCATCAGGAGATGCCGGAGGGAGACCGGAACGGCAGGATGGGCGGCTTCCAGCTCTGGGCGAACCTGCCCGCGTCACAGAAAATGACCAGGCCACGGTACCGCGACATTACCGATTCGCAGGTGCCGAAGTTGAAGCTTGACAACGGCGTCACCATCTCGCTCTTCAGCGGCAGAATCGGGGATACGGTCGGCCCCGTGGACAACATCGCGATCGACCCGGAATATCTTGATATCACCGTTCCCCCATCGACCTCTTTCACCCATCCGGTCAAACGGGGGCATACAGCGCTCGCCTACGTTATCGAAGGCAGGGGCATTTTCTGCCATGCCAACGAGCCGTTTTCACATGATACGGAGGGGGTCAACTATTTCGACATGAAACCCGAACGGTATCAGGATAATGAAACCCTCATTCTGTTCAGCGATGGAGACAGCGTGACGGTCAGCACGGAAAACGATCCGGTCCGGTTTCTGCTCATCTCGGGCAAACCGCTCAACGAGCCGGTCGCATGGTATGGCCCGATCGTCATGAACACCAGGGAGGAGTTGCGCGCCGCCTTCGAGGAGTACCAGAACGGCACATTCATCAAGGAGCACTGA
- a CDS encoding murein L,D-transpeptidase catalytic domain family protein: protein MRAAGLLILLLLNLGTIALLLDSGHVSAEAIKEAFAAMQEYQRLNPAIAPPRALAVIDYSQPSYVKRMVIINLKTGRQSFYRVAHGKNSGELYARRFSDVPETNMSSLGLFRVTRLYYGEHGLALRLDGLDSLRNGNAAKRDIVLHQARYVSIPYILLNIATLHGPMIGRSNGCFAVSKQNIGEVVQKLHAGGFIYAWSPENNLPRK from the coding sequence ATGAGAGCGGCAGGCTTGCTGATTCTTCTCCTGCTGAACCTCGGGACAATCGCGCTCCTGCTTGATTCGGGACATGTTTCAGCGGAAGCGATAAAAGAGGCGTTTGCCGCCATGCAGGAGTACCAGCGCCTGAACCCTGCAATCGCGCCACCCCGGGCGCTTGCCGTCATCGACTACAGCCAGCCGTCATATGTGAAGCGGATGGTCATCATCAACCTGAAAACCGGTCGGCAATCGTTCTATCGGGTCGCCCACGGCAAAAACTCCGGCGAGCTTTACGCGCGGCGCTTTTCCGATGTGCCGGAGACCAACATGAGCAGCCTCGGGCTGTTCCGCGTCACCAGACTGTATTACGGCGAACACGGCCTCGCGCTGAGGCTTGACGGCCTCGACTCGCTGCGCAACGGCAACGCCGCCAAGCGAGACATCGTGCTGCATCAGGCGCGGTACGTCTCCATCCCCTACATCCTGCTGAACATCGCAACCCTGCATGGTCCGATGATCGGGCGCAGCAACGGCTGTTTTGCTGTCTCGAAGCAGAACATCGGCGAGGTGGTGCAGAAGCTCCACGCTGGAGGATTCATCTACGCATGGTCGCCTGAGAACAACTTGCCACGAAAATAA